A single genomic interval of Rosistilla ulvae harbors:
- a CDS encoding efflux RND transporter permease subunit, translating into MLSNLFYRNRRLLWLAVGLIFVAGLSSYSVLPRAEDPELTPRFAIVNTVVPGFNATRVEALVTERVEQAIREIDEVKEITSSSRAGVSTIGIELNANVYAVDEVWSRVRDKIDAVAHELPAGTLDPVFEKVKIKANAMLVGITWQRDGDPNYSLLRRLAKQLKEQLERIAGTESVDLYGAPDEEFLVTVKPEELAALKLTASDIADQLARSDAKVSAGQLRGASSDLLMGIDNELDSERRIAGMPIRTSDDGPVVHLGDVAEIQRDVVRPLTNVAVIDRLDAVVLGIRVRSEYQIGTWNRDVTGRLAEFESSLPPGIGIDKLFDQNDYVDKRLAGLGQNLLLGCLAVFLITFLMMGLRNALVVSFSLPLSSMMVLTGMRLWEIPIHQISITGLIISLGLLIDNAIVVVDETSHRIRAGSAPADAVAAAVQHLLVPLFGSTLTTALSFAPIAIMRGPDGEFVGAIGVSVILAIASSFLLAVTIIPALAAMGRVRPDRSHWFAWFDRGLAIKPLAAAYRSLLQMSLAVPALGIALGLVAPILGFLMVGSLPIQFFPPADRDQVYIDLELNAHASIHNTRDTARRLTETLTAHPAVDAVHWFLGESAPTFYYNVVRSRRNLPSYGQAIVKLRTDVATPEIIHDLQALVDNRCPFARVLVRQLEQGAGFDAPVEVRVLGPDLDQLRRLGTEFRDLLVSTPGVIHSRVQLDEAVPKVAFSIDEAEARIAGLSHEAIANQLQTTLEGSTGGAVVETTEQLPVRVRAGNQRRSSMSEIASINLLASQPGRSGSSIPISAIATIGLEADSAEIPRLDGQRMNEIQGFIPAGMLPSTVIDDFKRRIARANIQLPTGYSISFGGEEKTRNTAVDNLMASVVVIVVLMVAAMVLTFGSFRLAALIFVVAGLSFGISHLAVWISGYPFGFMAIVGSMGLVGVAINDSIVVLAAIRQDPAARTGDHDALVDVVMRSTRHVTATTLTTIAGFTPLFLAGGGFWPPLAITIAGGVGGATLIALFFVPAVYVLIAAAQEQPEISPSIHAT; encoded by the coding sequence ATGCTCTCCAACCTCTTCTACCGGAATCGACGACTGCTGTGGCTGGCGGTGGGGCTGATCTTTGTCGCAGGGCTCTCGTCGTACAGCGTCCTGCCGCGGGCCGAGGATCCTGAACTGACGCCACGCTTTGCGATCGTGAACACCGTCGTGCCAGGCTTCAACGCGACCCGTGTCGAAGCGTTGGTGACCGAACGCGTCGAACAAGCGATCCGCGAGATCGATGAGGTCAAAGAGATCACGTCCTCCAGCCGCGCCGGGGTGTCGACAATCGGAATCGAACTCAACGCCAACGTTTACGCTGTCGATGAGGTTTGGTCGCGGGTCCGCGACAAGATCGACGCGGTGGCCCACGAATTACCCGCCGGAACGCTCGATCCCGTCTTCGAAAAGGTCAAGATCAAGGCGAACGCGATGCTCGTTGGGATCACTTGGCAACGCGACGGAGATCCGAATTATTCGCTGTTGCGCAGACTGGCCAAACAGCTGAAGGAACAACTCGAACGCATCGCCGGAACCGAGTCGGTCGATCTGTATGGGGCTCCCGACGAAGAGTTCTTGGTGACGGTTAAACCGGAAGAGTTGGCGGCACTGAAGTTGACGGCCAGCGATATCGCCGACCAATTGGCCCGCAGCGACGCCAAAGTTTCAGCCGGCCAGTTGCGCGGCGCCAGCAGCGATCTATTGATGGGGATCGACAACGAACTCGATTCCGAACGTCGAATCGCCGGGATGCCGATCCGGACCTCCGACGACGGACCTGTCGTGCACTTGGGCGATGTCGCGGAGATCCAACGCGATGTCGTCCGTCCGCTGACAAACGTGGCAGTGATCGACCGCTTGGATGCGGTGGTGCTGGGGATTCGCGTTCGTTCCGAGTATCAGATCGGTACCTGGAATCGCGATGTCACCGGGCGATTGGCTGAATTTGAATCCTCTCTTCCGCCAGGAATCGGCATCGACAAACTGTTCGACCAGAACGACTACGTCGACAAACGCTTGGCGGGTCTCGGCCAGAATCTGTTGTTGGGATGTCTGGCCGTCTTTCTGATCACCTTTTTGATGATGGGCTTGAGGAACGCGCTGGTCGTCTCCTTTTCGCTCCCGCTATCGTCGATGATGGTCCTGACTGGGATGCGTCTTTGGGAGATTCCGATCCACCAGATTTCGATCACCGGGTTGATCATCTCGCTTGGCCTGTTGATCGACAATGCGATCGTTGTGGTCGACGAAACCAGTCATCGGATTCGCGCGGGCTCCGCTCCAGCCGATGCCGTCGCCGCCGCAGTCCAACATCTGTTGGTGCCGTTGTTTGGTTCGACGCTGACAACGGCGTTGTCGTTTGCCCCGATCGCCATCATGCGCGGCCCCGATGGCGAGTTTGTGGGAGCGATTGGTGTCAGCGTGATCCTTGCGATCGCCAGTTCCTTCCTGTTGGCGGTGACGATCATTCCCGCGCTGGCAGCGATGGGAAGAGTTCGGCCAGACAGGTCGCATTGGTTTGCGTGGTTCGATCGCGGGCTGGCGATCAAACCATTAGCCGCTGCCTATCGCTCGCTGCTTCAGATGTCGCTTGCCGTGCCAGCCCTAGGGATCGCGCTGGGCTTGGTCGCTCCGATTCTGGGATTTTTGATGGTCGGAAGCTTGCCGATCCAATTTTTCCCGCCGGCCGATCGCGATCAGGTCTACATCGATCTGGAATTGAACGCCCATGCTTCGATCCACAACACGCGCGACACCGCGCGTCGTTTGACCGAGACGTTGACCGCGCATCCGGCGGTCGACGCAGTCCATTGGTTCTTGGGCGAATCCGCTCCCACGTTCTACTACAACGTCGTTCGCAGCCGACGGAACCTGCCTTCGTATGGACAAGCGATCGTCAAGCTTCGCACGGACGTTGCCACTCCCGAGATCATCCACGACTTGCAAGCGTTGGTCGACAATCGCTGCCCTTTTGCTCGCGTCTTGGTCCGCCAGTTGGAACAGGGGGCCGGCTTCGATGCTCCGGTCGAGGTTCGCGTCCTCGGCCCCGACCTCGATCAACTGCGTCGCTTGGGAACCGAGTTCCGCGACCTGCTGGTCTCGACGCCGGGCGTGATCCACAGCCGAGTGCAGTTGGACGAAGCGGTTCCCAAAGTGGCGTTTTCAATCGACGAAGCCGAAGCTCGGATCGCGGGGCTCAGCCACGAAGCGATTGCCAATCAATTGCAGACCACGCTCGAAGGGAGCACCGGAGGGGCGGTCGTCGAAACGACCGAGCAGTTGCCGGTCCGCGTCCGCGCGGGGAATCAACGCCGTTCCAGCATGTCCGAGATCGCGTCGATCAATCTGCTGGCTTCACAACCGGGGCGCAGCGGGTCGTCGATTCCGATCTCCGCGATCGCCACGATCGGATTGGAAGCCGACAGCGCCGAGATCCCGCGACTCGATGGCCAGCGCATGAACGAGATTCAAGGCTTCATCCCCGCGGGCATGCTGCCTTCGACAGTCATCGACGATTTCAAACGCAGGATCGCAAGAGCCAACATTCAATTGCCCACGGGGTACAGCATTTCGTTTGGAGGCGAAGAGAAGACCCGCAACACCGCCGTCGACAACCTGATGGCCAGCGTCGTGGTGATCGTCGTGCTGATGGTCGCAGCGATGGTGTTGACTTTCGGATCGTTTCGGTTGGCAGCGTTGATCTTTGTTGTCGCCGGTCTCTCGTTCGGCATCAGCCATCTTGCCGTCTGGATTTCCGGATATCCCTTTGGGTTCATGGCGATCGTCGGATCGATGGGTTTGGTCGGCGTTGCGATCAACGATTCGATCGTCGTGCTGGCAGCGATCCGTCAGGATCCCGCGGCGCGAACCGGCGACCACGACGCGTTGGTCGATGTCGTGATGCGATCGACGCGGCACGTCACGGCAACCACTCTGACCACCATCGCTGGTTTTACGCCCCTGTTTTTGGCCGGTGGCGGTTTCTGGCCGCCGTTGGCGATCACGATCGCTGGCGGTGTCGGCGGTGCGACCCTGATCGCATTGTTTTTTGTCCCCGCAGTTTATGTCTTGATCGCAGCGGCTCAAGAGCAGCCGGAGATCAGCCCGTCCATTCATGCAACATGA
- a CDS encoding type I polyketide synthase, whose amino-acid sequence MTDQPLAVVGMACRFPKGLDSITQLWEALKSRFNAIDTIPADRWDVDRYYSSNPVSKGKAYIRRGGFLHQDPTTFDASFFGISPREAENMDPQQRLMLEVVWEAFENAGIPLPDQAGKSVGVYVGGFMLDHMITQMSSRNRSQINQHSAAGMMMTMLSNRISHTYDLRGPSLSIDTACSSSLVAFHYACQDLWRGTAQMAIVGGVNVMMRPEYPMGMCKGHFLSRDGESKSFDARGDGYGRGEGAGVVLLKPLEHALRDGDEILSTVIGSGTNQDGCTAGISMPSGDAQRALIQSVCQRYQIHPLQIKYVECHGTGTAIGDPTECQAIGEIYGQGRHGEDRVVIGSIKSNTGHMEACAGIAGVIKGVLTTIYRQAAPLANLQTPNEAIEFEKLGLRLADDLIPLGRGDEPICVAVNSFGYGGSNAHVILQSAPAHHPQPNLAKHHCNGKSHANGHPQGNGSVHCNGNGNGNGNGKPLDGVALLSGNASLNPHELPLMLPVSARSTEALRANAGNLEARLADHVELHDVLYTAARRRPHLAQRAVVIGNDRNELRQGLRSLAEGQDSPHVVVDSQPFQGRRECVFVFTGMGPQWWGMGRELYRKSDIYQQAVAQADMLFQEIAGFSILTEMLKGESSSRISRTQYAQPANLLIQIGLLEMLEDAGVTPAACVGHSVGELGSAYAAGMLSLEDVLTVSFHRSQLQATTAGTGSMLAVGIGKQEALQRIAGMGDLVSLAAVNGTNTVTLAGDTDTLTELSRQFTAAEIFNKMLTVEVPYHSPLMDPLMAALERRLSGLQTSAAKIPLYSTVTGRLVTEASFDASYWPLNIRQPVEFADAVDSILDDGYNTFLEVGPHPVLSSALRDCINAAGKECRLVHTLHRKQPEIQSVHRSIAGVFTAGCEYEWSRLYRTGKLVSLPNYAWQRERLWLENDRAAQDRINPIIHPILGTQEALSAPVWRNDFDHEAVAYLRDHIVAGIPVLPAAAYIESLLELAAIQFPDAAKLAIRDLQIAAPMIIAPDRGLDFTTTYDASRQSAQIRSLENGRLGTGQVHVTASIAPLPHSQTQAIDLPDLLAKFAKPADVDSFYRELRQVGLMYGPYFQAVKELRIGRTDRQVLARVEIDDTLREHPAKYKMHPTLLDGCFQTLMSLLVHSETTYLPTQIGELCLYVDSLPDTIWCLGKMTAQTDRQITCDLTLCDDQGQVVGVVRSLLATAANRPQRTDQFGDVVKRQILDYQWRIADTLDEPRRLGHWLVVGASNDVAQQVSMQIENYGAMISGRVEFGDAFVDDGGLFCIRPDSIDDARQVLNRCGELDGVVFFNSLDVMVAEQDPTGEQSIAALVTMTQAMLEIDPTKRPRAYVVTQSAFAVDEEDTPVEPRQTAVNGFVRVAANELEGFQFTSVDLPASTDSATCDAVALELLCDAVEDEVAIRNLARWTSELLESPCLDDDRIEYRIPDDQHPILIRPLRPDTEQVGTVRILAAPQPAIGPSDVRVRVEKSLLPLNLVLDQLADHIEQPLIEIVGTILEAGDEVDDLRAGMQVCGFAPADLASQLSGRRDRFHLVEIPSTDHAPQLVANVGIRVRARCALHGIDLESGDAALVDTNPMSLAVAELLAARGVRVTVVTQDTASAMQNLPSNYNIVPACPESLHDAVQQETGGRGFAVLVAGMQAWLASFDLRVIVAGGAVIDTDDTPQAFSLPPTVASIARTALSVLAAKPGRLRAALEHVVGELLKNESPECSALEVSVVDVAWQVLPLRETKTQVVISYDTRGQDLPIVQRDDLRLRADATYLITGGFGGFGRKTARWLIEQGARHLVLTGRASADDDDKKAFVQELESLGASVQAAACDTSDFSQVQSLLGAIQNQMPALKGVFHSAAVIMDQAIADIELSNLQSVLRSKALGAWNLHLATEDLDLDHFVLYSSLANQVGNSRQAAYCAANGFLNGLAHHRKAIGLPATSVCWGAISDVGVVARDEKLEQFLRYVGLRGLPSAEALGLLRQGLARDVTQFGMVLITSWADWARFETLGGKSPRFAALIEADSAPQDNALRDQLIEELSGLSDADQIDLVAGLIREIVGVVLKSAPEAIAVDRPVSELGVDSLMATEIQQMFDSQLGLKVSVLELVGEATIRSLAVGSLASLGTATSLPSKSDSRPAASLDPTAAAPV is encoded by the coding sequence ATGACCGATCAACCGCTTGCAGTCGTAGGGATGGCCTGCCGATTTCCGAAGGGACTCGATAGTATCACGCAACTCTGGGAAGCCCTGAAATCGAGGTTCAACGCGATCGATACGATCCCGGCGGATCGTTGGGATGTCGATCGATATTATTCGTCGAATCCAGTCTCCAAAGGGAAGGCGTACATTCGGCGTGGCGGCTTTCTTCATCAAGATCCAACAACCTTTGACGCTTCGTTTTTTGGGATCTCGCCGCGCGAAGCCGAGAACATGGACCCGCAGCAACGCCTGATGTTGGAGGTCGTTTGGGAAGCGTTTGAAAATGCGGGGATCCCGCTGCCCGATCAAGCAGGCAAATCGGTCGGTGTCTACGTCGGCGGTTTCATGTTGGACCACATGATCACGCAGATGTCGTCGCGGAATCGTTCGCAGATCAACCAGCACAGTGCCGCTGGAATGATGATGACGATGCTCTCCAACCGCATCTCGCATACCTACGATCTTCGCGGTCCCAGTCTATCGATCGACACCGCCTGCTCGTCGTCATTGGTCGCGTTCCACTATGCCTGCCAAGATCTCTGGCGTGGGACGGCGCAGATGGCGATCGTCGGGGGTGTGAATGTGATGATGCGCCCCGAATATCCGATGGGGATGTGCAAGGGACACTTCTTGTCGCGCGATGGCGAATCGAAATCGTTCGACGCTCGCGGCGATGGCTATGGGCGTGGCGAAGGAGCGGGCGTTGTGCTGCTGAAGCCGTTGGAACACGCGCTCCGCGACGGAGACGAAATCCTCTCGACAGTGATCGGATCGGGAACCAATCAAGACGGCTGCACGGCGGGGATCTCGATGCCCAGCGGCGATGCCCAACGCGCGTTGATCCAGTCGGTTTGCCAGCGTTACCAGATCCATCCGCTGCAGATCAAATATGTCGAATGCCACGGCACCGGGACCGCGATCGGCGATCCCACCGAATGCCAAGCGATCGGCGAAATCTATGGCCAGGGCCGCCATGGCGAAGACCGCGTCGTGATCGGTTCGATCAAAAGCAACACCGGACATATGGAAGCGTGCGCGGGGATCGCCGGCGTGATCAAAGGCGTGCTGACGACGATCTATCGCCAAGCCGCTCCGCTAGCCAATTTACAAACGCCCAACGAAGCGATCGAGTTTGAAAAACTGGGGCTCCGTCTGGCGGACGATCTGATTCCATTGGGCCGCGGCGACGAACCGATCTGTGTCGCAGTGAATTCGTTTGGCTACGGCGGTTCCAACGCGCACGTGATCTTGCAATCGGCGCCGGCTCACCACCCCCAGCCAAATCTCGCAAAACACCATTGCAATGGAAAGTCACACGCAAACGGGCATCCGCAGGGCAACGGATCGGTCCATTGCAACGGCAACGGTAACGGTAATGGTAATGGAAAGCCGCTCGATGGGGTCGCTTTGCTTTCGGGAAATGCGAGTCTCAATCCACACGAACTGCCGCTGATGTTGCCGGTCAGCGCGCGTAGCACGGAAGCCTTAAGAGCTAACGCAGGGAACCTCGAAGCTCGCCTGGCCGATCACGTCGAATTGCACGATGTGTTGTATACCGCCGCTCGGCGTCGGCCGCATCTTGCCCAACGGGCCGTTGTGATCGGAAACGATCGCAACGAATTGCGGCAAGGGCTTCGCTCGCTCGCCGAAGGGCAGGACTCACCGCATGTCGTCGTCGATTCGCAGCCATTCCAAGGACGTCGCGAGTGTGTCTTTGTCTTCACCGGGATGGGGCCGCAGTGGTGGGGCATGGGGCGGGAACTCTATCGAAAATCGGATATCTACCAGCAAGCGGTCGCGCAAGCCGACATGCTCTTCCAGGAGATCGCTGGCTTTTCGATCCTGACCGAAATGCTCAAGGGCGAATCGAGCTCGCGGATCTCGCGAACCCAATACGCTCAACCAGCGAACCTGTTGATCCAAATCGGGCTGTTGGAGATGTTGGAAGACGCCGGCGTCACCCCCGCCGCCTGTGTCGGCCATTCGGTTGGTGAACTCGGTTCGGCCTATGCCGCGGGGATGCTGAGTCTCGAAGATGTCTTGACTGTCAGTTTTCATCGCAGCCAATTGCAAGCGACGACGGCCGGAACCGGTTCGATGCTGGCGGTCGGGATTGGCAAACAGGAAGCGTTGCAGCGAATCGCGGGAATGGGCGATCTCGTTTCGCTGGCAGCTGTTAATGGAACCAACACCGTAACGTTGGCGGGGGACACCGACACGCTGACCGAACTGTCGCGTCAATTTACGGCGGCCGAGATCTTCAACAAAATGTTGACCGTTGAAGTTCCCTACCACAGCCCGTTGATGGATCCATTGATGGCAGCGTTGGAACGCCGGCTGTCCGGTTTGCAGACAAGCGCTGCCAAGATCCCGCTCTATTCGACAGTCACCGGTCGCTTGGTGACCGAGGCTTCGTTCGACGCGTCGTATTGGCCGCTGAACATCCGCCAGCCCGTTGAATTTGCCGATGCGGTCGATTCGATTCTGGACGACGGATACAACACGTTTCTGGAAGTCGGTCCGCACCCCGTGCTGTCGTCGGCGCTCCGCGATTGCATCAATGCCGCGGGGAAGGAATGTCGGTTGGTGCACACGCTGCATCGCAAGCAGCCCGAAATCCAAAGCGTTCACCGCTCCATCGCCGGAGTTTTTACGGCCGGATGCGAATACGAATGGTCCCGCCTGTATCGCACCGGAAAACTGGTTTCGTTGCCCAATTACGCCTGGCAGCGCGAGCGATTGTGGTTGGAAAACGACCGCGCCGCGCAGGACCGCATCAACCCGATCATCCATCCCATTTTGGGAACCCAAGAAGCGCTCTCGGCTCCCGTTTGGCGAAACGACTTCGACCACGAAGCCGTTGCCTACTTGAGAGATCACATCGTCGCCGGCATCCCCGTGTTGCCAGCGGCTGCCTACATCGAATCGCTGCTGGAACTTGCGGCGATCCAGTTCCCCGACGCGGCGAAGTTGGCGATTCGCGATTTGCAGATCGCGGCGCCGATGATCATCGCTCCCGACCGTGGACTCGATTTCACGACCACCTACGACGCGTCCCGGCAATCCGCCCAAATCCGCAGCTTGGAAAATGGACGTCTCGGCACGGGGCAGGTCCATGTCACCGCGTCGATCGCTCCGCTTCCACATTCGCAAACGCAGGCGATCGATCTGCCCGACCTGCTTGCGAAGTTCGCCAAGCCGGCGGATGTCGATTCGTTTTACAGGGAACTGCGGCAGGTCGGATTGATGTATGGGCCCTATTTCCAAGCGGTCAAAGAGCTTCGCATCGGTCGAACCGATCGTCAGGTGCTGGCCCGGGTCGAAATCGACGACACGCTACGCGAACATCCTGCCAAATACAAAATGCATCCGACGCTGTTGGATGGTTGCTTCCAAACGTTGATGTCGCTGTTGGTCCATTCGGAGACAACCTATCTGCCAACACAGATCGGTGAACTCTGCCTGTATGTCGATTCGCTGCCCGACACGATCTGGTGCCTCGGCAAAATGACAGCCCAAACCGATCGGCAGATCACTTGCGACCTGACCCTTTGCGACGACCAGGGGCAGGTCGTCGGCGTGGTCCGTTCGCTACTGGCGACCGCCGCCAACCGGCCTCAACGGACCGACCAGTTCGGCGACGTCGTCAAGCGACAGATCCTCGATTACCAATGGCGAATCGCCGACACACTCGACGAGCCACGGCGACTGGGGCATTGGTTGGTGGTGGGAGCTTCCAACGATGTGGCTCAACAGGTTTCGATGCAGATCGAAAACTACGGCGCGATGATTTCGGGAAGAGTCGAGTTTGGCGATGCCTTTGTCGACGACGGCGGCCTGTTTTGTATCCGTCCCGATTCGATCGACGATGCGCGGCAGGTATTAAATCGCTGTGGCGAACTGGACGGCGTCGTCTTCTTCAACAGCCTCGACGTGATGGTTGCCGAGCAAGATCCGACGGGGGAACAATCGATCGCAGCCCTCGTCACGATGACACAAGCGATGTTGGAGATCGATCCCACGAAACGACCACGAGCCTATGTTGTCACTCAGTCGGCGTTTGCTGTCGATGAAGAAGATACCCCAGTCGAACCACGTCAGACGGCTGTGAACGGATTCGTTCGCGTCGCCGCCAACGAACTCGAAGGCTTCCAGTTCACGTCGGTCGATCTACCGGCATCGACCGATTCGGCGACCTGCGACGCCGTCGCGTTGGAACTGTTGTGCGACGCCGTGGAAGACGAAGTTGCGATTCGCAATCTGGCCCGTTGGACCAGCGAGTTGCTGGAATCGCCTTGCCTGGACGACGATCGAATCGAATATCGAATCCCCGACGATCAGCATCCGATTCTGATCCGACCGCTGCGGCCCGATACCGAACAGGTTGGAACGGTCCGAATTCTAGCCGCTCCCCAACCGGCGATCGGTCCCAGCGACGTGCGGGTTCGCGTGGAAAAGTCGTTGCTGCCACTGAATTTGGTTTTGGATCAATTGGCGGATCATATCGAACAACCGCTGATCGAAATCGTCGGGACGATTCTCGAAGCAGGCGACGAAGTCGACGATTTGCGTGCCGGGATGCAGGTCTGCGGGTTTGCGCCCGCCGATCTCGCTAGCCAGCTATCCGGTCGCCGAGATCGCTTTCATCTGGTCGAAATTCCATCGACGGACCATGCACCCCAGTTGGTTGCCAACGTTGGGATCCGTGTTCGAGCACGATGTGCCCTGCATGGGATCGATCTCGAATCGGGCGACGCGGCGCTCGTCGATACGAACCCGATGTCGCTGGCTGTTGCTGAATTGCTCGCCGCCCGCGGCGTTCGCGTCACGGTGGTGACACAGGACACAGCGTCGGCCATGCAAAATCTGCCGTCGAATTACAACATCGTCCCCGCTTGTCCGGAGAGCCTTCATGACGCGGTGCAGCAGGAAACGGGAGGGCGTGGTTTTGCGGTTCTGGTCGCGGGGATGCAGGCTTGGCTGGCATCGTTTGATCTACGTGTAATCGTCGCTGGAGGAGCGGTGATCGATACCGACGACACGCCTCAAGCGTTCTCCTTGCCGCCGACCGTCGCCTCGATTGCCCGAACCGCTCTGTCCGTCTTGGCGGCCAAACCGGGACGGCTTCGCGCGGCGCTGGAGCATGTTGTCGGCGAGCTGCTGAAAAACGAATCGCCCGAGTGTTCAGCGCTAGAAGTTTCGGTGGTCGATGTCGCTTGGCAAGTTTTGCCGCTGCGTGAAACCAAAACGCAAGTTGTGATCTCCTACGACACCCGCGGCCAAGATCTGCCGATTGTGCAACGCGACGATCTGCGTTTGCGAGCCGACGCAACTTATCTGATCACCGGTGGATTTGGGGGCTTCGGCCGCAAGACCGCTCGTTGGTTGATCGAACAAGGCGCCCGGCATCTCGTGTTAACCGGACGCGCCAGCGCCGACGATGACGACAAAAAAGCGTTCGTGCAGGAACTCGAAAGCCTCGGCGCATCGGTTCAAGCTGCAGCGTGTGATACATCCGATTTTTCCCAGGTCCAGTCGCTGTTGGGTGCGATCCAAAACCAGATGCCTGCACTGAAAGGAGTCTTCCATTCGGCAGCGGTGATCATGGATCAAGCGATTGCTGACATCGAGCTTTCCAACCTGCAAAGCGTGCTGCGCAGCAAGGCCCTGGGCGCATGGAATCTGCACCTCGCTACCGAGGATCTCGACCTCGATCACTTTGTGCTCTATTCCTCGCTGGCCAATCAAGTTGGCAACAGCCGGCAAGCGGCCTATTGTGCGGCCAACGGTTTCCTGAACGGTTTGGCTCATCATCGCAAGGCGATCGGGCTGCCCGCGACAAGCGTCTGTTGGGGAGCGATCTCGGATGTCGGCGTCGTCGCTCGAGATGAAAAACTGGAGCAGTTCCTGCGGTATGTCGGTCTGCGTGGGCTGCCATCGGCCGAGGCGTTGGGCTTGCTGCGGCAAGGGCTCGCGCGCGACGTGACGCAGTTCGGCATGGTCCTGATCACCTCCTGGGCCGATTGGGCGAGGTTCGAAACCTTGGGTGGCAAGTCGCCTCGCTTTGCCGCATTGATCGAAGCCGATTCGGCACCGCAAGACAACGCCTTGCGCGATCAATTGATCGAAGAACTCTCGGGGCTCAGCGACGCCGACCAGATCGATCTGGTTGCCGGCCTGATTCGCGAGATCGTTGGCGTCGTCCTCAAGTCGGCTCCCGAAGCGATCGCCGTGGATCGGCCGGTCAGCGAATTGGGAGTCGATTCGTTGATGGCGACCGAGATCCAACAAATGTTCGATAGCCAGCTGGGATTAAAAGTCTCGGTCCTCGAATTGGTCGGTGAAGCCACGATCCGATCGCTGGCCGTCGGATCACTCGCTTCCCTTGGAACGGCAACCTCGCTGCCAAGCAAGTCGGACAGTCGACCGGCAGCGTCGCTGGATCCCACAGCGGCCGCTCCTGTGTAA
- a CDS encoding aminotransferase class I/II-fold pyridoxal phosphate-dependent enzyme, which yields MSVKSSLERLKMQIRRESSDSEEDNAANKPPQSRGEVKASPAFYQFDKFPEYKEFTTMEWYLDKEKYPRTQFLKRLSASDATVNLEGREMINYSTYNYLGLAGDARVKEAAKRAVDTFGTSTGSGRSITGEIELHRAFETEICEVLGTEDAVLSVGGYSTNTFAIGYLCRNKDLILYDELIHNSALAGCKMTAARRIGFPHNDYEALEALLAENRGKFERVLILVEGVYSMDGDIPALPRLIDIKRRYKALLMVDEAHSFGIIGPNGLGVTDYFDFDPHDVDIYFGSLSKSFGTCGGYIAGPGPLIAMLKYFAPGVLLYGAAPTPANTAAGLESLRIMRAEPERARRLVDNARYFIERAKAAGLDTYNSHDSAVVPLMCRDSELALWLSMALFVQGICVYPMLHPIVPRDKSRLRFFINTFHTHEQLDYTIQCIVDNLRVAPKSKGVF from the coding sequence ATGAGCGTTAAATCGAGCCTCGAGCGATTGAAGATGCAGATCCGGCGGGAGAGTTCCGATTCGGAAGAGGATAACGCCGCGAACAAACCGCCCCAATCGCGCGGCGAAGTCAAAGCTTCGCCAGCCTTCTATCAATTCGACAAGTTTCCCGAATACAAAGAATTCACCACGATGGAGTGGTACCTGGATAAGGAGAAATATCCACGCACCCAGTTCCTCAAGCGGCTGTCGGCTTCCGATGCGACAGTGAATCTCGAAGGTCGCGAGATGATCAACTATTCGACCTACAACTACCTCGGGCTGGCTGGAGACGCCCGTGTGAAAGAGGCGGCCAAACGAGCGGTCGACACTTTTGGAACCAGCACCGGTTCGGGGCGTTCGATCACCGGCGAGATCGAATTGCACCGTGCGTTTGAAACAGAGATCTGCGAGGTTCTGGGAACCGAAGATGCCGTGCTGTCGGTCGGCGGATACAGCACCAACACGTTTGCCATCGGTTATCTGTGTCGCAACAAAGATTTAATCCTCTACGACGAACTGATCCACAATTCGGCGTTGGCCGGCTGCAAGATGACCGCGGCGCGACGAATCGGTTTTCCACACAACGACTACGAAGCGTTGGAGGCTCTGCTAGCCGAGAACCGCGGTAAATTTGAACGCGTGTTGATCCTGGTCGAAGGGGTCTACAGCATGGATGGCGACATCCCCGCCCTGCCTCGGTTGATCGATATCAAACGAAGGTACAAGGCGTTGTTGATGGTCGACGAAGCACATTCCTTTGGGATCATCGGCCCCAACGGTTTAGGCGTCACCGACTATTTTGACTTCGATCCGCACGACGTCGACATCTACTTTGGTTCGCTGAGTAAATCGTTTGGAACGTGCGGAGGCTACATCGCTGGCCCGGGGCCGCTGATCGCGATGCTCAAGTATTTCGCTCCTGGCGTGTTGTTGTACGGCGCCGCGCCGACCCCCGCCAACACCGCTGCGGGGCTGGAATCGCTGCGGATTATGCGGGCCGAACCCGAGCGGGCGCGGCGGCTTGTCGACAACGCCCGCTACTTTATCGAGCGTGCCAAAGCCGCGGGGCTAGACACTTACAACAGCCACGATTCGGCAGTCGTTCCGCTGATGTGCCGCGATTCTGAACTGGCGTTATGGCTTTCGATGGCGTTGTTTGTACAGGGAATCTGCGTCTACCCGATGCTGCATCCGATCGTCCCTCGCGACAAATCTCGCCTGCGATTTTTCATCAACACGTTTCATACGCACGAACAACTCGATTACACGATCCAGTGCATCGTCGACAATTTGCGAGTCGCACCGAAGTCGAAGGGGGTGTTCTAG